A genomic window from Sanguibacter antarcticus includes:
- a CDS encoding acetylornithine transaminase encodes MSELSRTSAQASSVQATSAPSHRRDAVAGSVTEWTQRYTFSVMDTFGPPQRVLVRGEGAYVWDADGQRYLDLLAGIAVNALGHAHPTLTAAISAQLGTLGHVSNFFGTPTQIALAERLIDLSGAPEGSRVFFTNSGAEANEAAFKMARRTGRPRVLALEGGFHGRTMGALALTSKAAYREPFEPLPGGVEFLPFGAVRALEDAFSVGSDVAALFIEPIQGEAGVRSLPPGYLTRARELTRDHGALLVLDEVQTGMGRTGSWLAHQQPHIGEGVVPDVVTLAKGLGGGFPMGAAVAFGPHCATLLGRGEHGSTFGGNPVAAAAALTTIGVIERDGLLAQATAVGAHLRAAVEALGHPLVASARGTGLLIAIELTSDVAPTVASAALEAGFIINAVSPTALRLAPPLILTREQADEFVAFLAALPRTPAALTAKES; translated from the coding sequence ATGAGCGAGCTGAGCCGTACCTCCGCCCAGGCCTCGTCCGTGCAGGCCACTTCGGCGCCGTCCCACCGCAGGGATGCTGTGGCGGGTTCCGTCACGGAATGGACCCAGCGCTATACGTTCTCGGTCATGGACACGTTCGGTCCACCCCAGCGTGTGCTGGTGCGCGGCGAGGGTGCTTACGTGTGGGACGCAGACGGTCAGCGGTACCTCGACCTCCTTGCCGGAATCGCGGTCAACGCCCTCGGCCATGCCCACCCGACGCTCACAGCGGCGATCAGCGCCCAGCTCGGCACGCTCGGCCACGTCTCGAACTTCTTCGGCACGCCCACCCAGATCGCGCTCGCTGAGCGGCTCATCGATCTGAGCGGCGCGCCCGAGGGCTCGCGTGTCTTCTTCACCAACTCGGGCGCCGAGGCCAACGAGGCCGCCTTCAAGATGGCACGACGCACGGGTCGTCCGCGCGTCCTCGCGCTCGAGGGCGGCTTCCACGGTCGGACGATGGGGGCGCTCGCCCTGACCTCCAAGGCGGCGTACCGCGAGCCGTTCGAGCCTCTTCCCGGCGGTGTCGAGTTCCTCCCGTTCGGTGCCGTCCGGGCGCTCGAGGACGCCTTCTCGGTCGGGTCGGACGTCGCAGCCCTGTTCATCGAGCCGATCCAGGGCGAGGCCGGCGTGCGCTCGCTGCCCCCGGGCTACCTCACCCGGGCCCGTGAGCTGACGCGCGACCACGGTGCCTTGCTCGTCCTCGACGAGGTCCAGACCGGCATGGGCCGGACGGGGTCGTGGCTGGCACACCAGCAGCCGCACATCGGCGAGGGCGTGGTCCCGGACGTCGTCACGCTCGCCAAGGGGCTCGGCGGTGGGTTCCCCATGGGGGCCGCGGTCGCGTTCGGACCGCACTGCGCGACGTTGCTCGGCCGGGGAGAACACGGGTCGACCTTCGGCGGGAACCCCGTCGCGGCCGCGGCCGCGCTGACGACGATCGGGGTCATCGAGCGCGACGGTCTGCTCGCTCAGGCGACGGCCGTCGGTGCTCACCTGCGTGCCGCGGTGGAAGCCCTCGGGCACCCGCTCGTCGCGTCGGCGCGGGGGACCGGCCTGCTCATCGCCATCGAGCTGACGTCCGACGTGGCGCCCACCGTGGCGTCGGCAGCGCTCGAGGCAGGGTTCATCATCAATGCGGTCAGCCCGACAGCGTTGCGGCTCGCTCCGCCGCTCATCCTCACCCGCGAGCAGGCGGACGAGTTCGTCGCCTTCCTCGCCGCCCTGCCGCGCACGCCGGCAGCCCTCACAGCCAAGGAGTCCTGA
- the argB gene encoding acetylglutamate kinase — translation MSTLDLSDIDVAADLAPSQKAEVLIEALPWLRQFDGALVVVKYGGNAMIDDGLKAAFAQDMVFLRQVGLRPVIVHGGGPQITEMLDRLGIESEFRGGLRVTTPEAMDVVRMVLTGKVSRELVGLLNAHGPNAVGLSGEDGGLLRARRRTATVDGEPVDVGLVGDVVEVDPRAVQDLLDAGRIPVVSTIAPDIADPTQVLNVNADTAAAALAVALGAKKLIILTDVEGLYTSWPDRTSLASEISVGALADLLPTLESGMVPKMEACLRAVRGGVRQAHVIDGRVAHSVLMEVFTARGIGTMVVPDSDGRLSVPHTTYAAAAPITRATPPGAES, via the coding sequence ATGAGCACTCTCGATCTCAGCGACATCGACGTGGCAGCAGACCTCGCACCCTCGCAGAAGGCCGAGGTGCTCATCGAGGCGCTGCCCTGGCTCAGGCAGTTCGACGGTGCGCTCGTCGTGGTCAAGTACGGCGGCAACGCGATGATCGACGACGGCCTCAAGGCGGCCTTCGCCCAGGACATGGTGTTCCTGCGCCAGGTCGGCCTCAGGCCAGTCATCGTGCACGGCGGCGGTCCGCAGATCACGGAGATGCTCGATCGCCTCGGCATCGAGAGCGAGTTCCGCGGAGGGCTGCGTGTGACGACCCCCGAAGCGATGGACGTCGTCCGCATGGTGCTCACCGGAAAGGTGTCCCGCGAGCTCGTCGGGCTCCTCAACGCGCACGGACCCAACGCGGTCGGCCTGTCTGGCGAGGACGGCGGGCTCCTGCGCGCGCGCCGGCGCACCGCGACCGTCGACGGCGAGCCCGTCGACGTCGGGCTCGTGGGCGACGTCGTCGAGGTCGACCCGCGTGCTGTCCAAGACCTCCTCGACGCTGGTCGTATCCCGGTCGTCTCGACCATCGCTCCCGACATCGCGGACCCGACGCAGGTCCTCAACGTCAATGCGGACACGGCCGCCGCCGCGCTCGCTGTCGCGCTCGGTGCGAAGAAGCTCATCATCCTCACGGATGTCGAGGGTCTGTACACGTCGTGGCCCGACCGCACGTCTCTCGCGAGCGAGATCTCCGTCGGGGCGCTCGCCGACCTCCTGCCGACGCTCGAGTCCGGGATGGTGCCCAAGATGGAAGCCTGCCTGCGCGCGGTGCGTGGCGGGGTGCGCCAGGCGCACGTCATCGACGGACGCGTCGCGCACTCCGTGCTCATGGAGGTCTTCACCGCGCGAGGCATCGGCACGATGGTGGTGCCAGACAGCGACGGTCGGCTCTCTGTACCGCACACGACCTACGCAGCAGCCGCGCCCATCACCCGCGCGACGCCCCCCGGAGCCGAGTCATGA
- the argJ gene encoding bifunctional glutamate N-acetyltransferase/amino-acid acetyltransferase ArgJ yields MSVTSAQGFRAAGVAAGLKSTGKPDVAVVVNDGPSDVVSAVFTSNRVEAAPVTWSRQSAADGRARAVVLNSGGANACTGPEGFLDTHRTAEHLAAALDISPGDTLVCSTGLIGTRLPMDALLAGVDDAVAHLSSDGGDDAAHAIMTTDTVPKVVTVTITSDGDAAPDLGTWTIGGMAKGAGMLAPGLATMLCVLTTDAEIDAALADAALRAATACTFDRVDSDGCMSTNDTVVLLASGASGSRPSAEEFTDALTEACASLARQLVGDAEGASHDIAVRVVGATTEDAAVAVARAVTRSNLFKAAVFGNDPNWGRVLSAVGTVPESVAPFDAARLDVTINGVQVCRAGGVGDARELVDLASDRDVTVVVDLHAGDAEATVWTNDLTHDYVHENSAYSS; encoded by the coding sequence ACCGGCAAGCCAGATGTCGCCGTCGTGGTCAACGACGGCCCGTCTGACGTGGTCAGCGCCGTCTTCACCTCCAACAGGGTCGAGGCAGCTCCCGTGACGTGGTCGCGGCAGAGTGCAGCCGACGGCCGTGCGCGGGCCGTCGTCCTCAACTCTGGGGGAGCGAACGCCTGCACCGGGCCAGAGGGCTTCCTCGATACCCACCGCACCGCCGAGCACCTCGCCGCTGCGCTCGACATCTCTCCGGGCGACACCCTCGTCTGCTCCACAGGACTCATCGGCACACGCCTGCCCATGGACGCGCTGCTCGCCGGGGTCGACGACGCCGTCGCCCACCTCTCCAGCGACGGCGGCGACGACGCTGCGCACGCGATCATGACGACCGACACCGTCCCGAAGGTCGTCACCGTCACGATCACCTCCGACGGCGACGCGGCACCCGACCTCGGGACCTGGACGATCGGCGGCATGGCCAAGGGTGCAGGGATGCTCGCTCCCGGCCTCGCCACCATGCTCTGCGTCCTGACGACCGACGCCGAGATCGACGCCGCGCTCGCAGACGCCGCCCTGCGCGCAGCCACCGCCTGCACGTTCGACCGCGTGGACTCGGACGGCTGCATGTCGACCAACGACACGGTCGTCCTGCTCGCGTCCGGGGCGAGCGGCTCCCGCCCCTCGGCCGAGGAGTTCACCGACGCCCTGACAGAAGCGTGCGCGAGCCTGGCCCGTCAGCTCGTCGGCGACGCCGAGGGCGCCAGCCACGACATCGCCGTCCGGGTCGTGGGCGCGACGACCGAGGACGCAGCCGTCGCGGTCGCCCGTGCCGTGACGCGCTCGAACCTCTTCAAGGCCGCAGTGTTCGGCAACGACCCGAACTGGGGCCGCGTCCTGTCTGCCGTGGGGACCGTCCCCGAGTCGGTGGCGCCCTTCGACGCAGCACGGCTCGACGTCACCATCAACGGTGTCCAGGTGTGCCGCGCCGGTGGCGTCGGGGATGCCCGTGAGCTCGTCGACCTCGCCTCCGACAGGGACGTGACCGTGGTCGTGGACCTGCACGCCGGGGACGCGGAAGCGACCGTCTGGACCAACGACCTCACGCACGACTACGTCCACGAGAACAGCGCGTACTCCTCATGA